The sequence CGTTGACCGGGCAGTTCAGCGACGCGGCGATGAAGCACTGCTCGTGGGCCAGCTGGGCGAGCCTGCGCAGCCTCTCCTCGGTGGCGTCGGTGACGACGGTGATCCGGGGCCGCAGGGTGATCTCGGTGATCGCGCCGCCGCCCCGGCCGTCCTCGGTCATCACCGCGGAGCCGGTGTCCTGGTAGTCCCGGACGTCGACCCGGGCCCGCGCGGCAATCGCCAGGAAGGCCAGCAGCTGGCAGGACGCCGCCGCGAGCACGACCAGCTGCTCGGGGTTGAGCAGCGACGGGTCGCCCCGGAAGGCGGGGTCGGAGGACAGCCGGACCGCCGTGGCCGCAGGGGGTGCGTGCCCGACGTGCGCCCGGGAGTACCGGTCGTACCCGACCCCGGTCGAGCCCGACCACTCGCAGGTGACGGAGTAGCTGTGCGTCGGCGGCGTGGGACGGACGGCTGCGGTCTCGGCTGGAGCGACCATGCCCGCCATCCTGTCCCAACGCTCGCGCGTTATTCAGCCGATTTTTTCCTGGTCGGGGCACGACCTGGCGCTTCGCCCCGGTCCGGATGGCTCCGGACCGGGCCAACCGTCCTGACCCGGAGGTGCCAGGCGTCCGGTCCAGGCTAAGTGGGCACGCTTAGTAGCGACCGAGCAACAACCTGGAGGTGATGGGACATGCTCAGGTCGGAATCCACTTCCTTCCTGCTTCGCGGCGCTGTTGCCGTGGCGCTGGGAATTGTCGCCATCGCCTGGCCTGGGGTCACCGTGAGCGCGCTGATCGTGCTGTTTGCGATCTACGTGTTCTGCGACGCGATCGGCCATTTCCACCGTGCGACCGCAAGTGACCGGTCCGGCTCGGCCGCGGGCAGCATCGCCCTCGGGGTGCTGGACATCGCGGCCGGTGTGGTGGCGCTCGTCTGGCCCGCGATGACCGTGTTCGTGCTGACCATCTGGCTGGGGGTCTGGGCGGTGGTCACCGGCGTGGTCGAGGTCGGTGCCGCGTTCACGATGCCCGCCCGGCGCGGCGTGCGCACCGGCATGGTGCTGGTCGGCCTGGCCAGCATCGTGTTCGGGATCGTCGTCTTCACCCACCCGAGCATCGGCGTGCTCAGCGTGACCCTGCTGTTCGGCCTGTTCCTGCTGGTCTACGGCGTCGACCTCGTGACGACGGGCGTGCGGATGCGCCGCCGCGGTGCCACGGGCGGGGATGCCCTCGGCGGCGGCTGGACGGACAGCACTCCGTATCCCGGATCCGCTCGGCGAGCCGACCAGGCAGCCCCGCGCTACCGCTGACCACGTTCGCCCGAGACTGAGACCGCCGGCAGGTCGCCGGCGGTCTCAGTGCTGTCCGCGGCCCGTGTGGCGGTGGCCCGCGCGTGAGGCAGGCCGGCCGCGGCGGTCAGCGGGCTGGGCGCCTGGCAGCCGGTCAGGGAAATGCTGCTGCCCAGGGCCGCGCCCGGCAGGTCGAGCTCGTCCTCCCGCAGCATGACCCGCAGCAGCGTCCGCGCGGGCAGCCGGAGTCCGGCCTTTCCCAACGCGAGCGCGGGATAGCGCGTGAACGCGCCGTGCCTGCGGTCGTCGACCCAGCCGGCGAAACCGCCGCGCAGCGCGCCGAGCCGGGCGGCGTCGATCGGCTGGCAGTCCACGGGCCCACGCTTTCCCAGCAACCTGGTGCCGGCGGTGTGCAGGAGTGGCACCTTCCACGGCTCGGCCGCGGCGAAGCGGCCCGCGGCGGTCAGCACCCGGGCGAACTGCCGCCCCGCGCGCGCGGTGTCCAGGTGGTGCAGCGTCCCGCCGCAGTAAAGGACGTCCACGCTGCCGGCGGCCAACGGGAGGCCCTCGCCGGTTCCGGCGACGGGGAGCAGCCGGTCGGCCAGGCCCAGCGCTCGCGCGAAGGCGTCGGCGAGCAGCAGTTCGCCGACGACGGGCGACACGATGACCGCGCGCGCGGCCCCGGCGAGCAGGAACTTCAGCGCGTGGGTGCCGCTGCCACCGATCTGGACCGCGGTCCCGCCGCGCACCAGCGGCCGGAGGAACTCGTAGCAGCGCAGCTGGGCTGGCCCGTCGTAGGGCGCGTCCACCCAGGTCTCGTCCAGAACGGTGCCGGACCGTTCGGCCACGGTGGCCAGCGCGCGCAGCTCGGCCAGGGTCGGGTCGTCCGCGACATCGGCGGCGAGCCGCAGGCTCACCGCCGAGTAGTGGTCGAGCTCGCGGCGCGGAATGCCGGCCGTCGCGCCGAGCGGGCCGGCAGCGTCGTGCGCGTAATCGGAGAGCAGCAGCGGGATTCCGGCGAGGACCGGGTAGCGGATGCCGGTCGCCGTGCCGAGCCAGTGCTGGGCCGGGTCAGGACGCGCTGCTCGCGCCGGGCCCGCACCGACGGATTCCGGGGCTCGCCGTGGGGCCGGCGCGAGGCGCGTGGCGAGCGTCCACAGTTCCGGGCTGGGCGCCATCGGTGCCGGTACCACCGTCAGGGCGCTGGCGGTGTCGGGAGCGCAGAGCAGGTCGAGATCTGGCGTGAGCAAAAGGTGATCGCTTCCTGTCCCAAGCCGGCTTCGATTACAGGCCGTGAGCATAGGTTGTGGCGGGAGCCACTCAAAGCATCGGCGTGACTACCTTCAGTTGCCAGGCGGTGGTGGCGTCGTCGGTTGCCCGGCATCTCGTGCCGGCGGCCACCTCGGTGGCTGGCCGGCGTCGGCGCGCCTCCACCGTGCGGCGCATCCCGGCCCT is a genomic window of Pseudofrankia inefficax containing:
- a CDS encoding class I SAM-dependent methyltransferase; translation: MLTPDLDLLCAPDTASALTVVPAPMAPSPELWTLATRLAPAPRRAPESVGAGPARAARPDPAQHWLGTATGIRYPVLAGIPLLLSDYAHDAAGPLGATAGIPRRELDHYSAVSLRLAADVADDPTLAELRALATVAERSGTVLDETWVDAPYDGPAQLRCYEFLRPLVRGGTAVQIGGSGTHALKFLLAGAARAVIVSPVVGELLLADAFARALGLADRLLPVAGTGEGLPLAAGSVDVLYCGGTLHHLDTARAGRQFARVLTAAGRFAAAEPWKVPLLHTAGTRLLGKRGPVDCQPIDAARLGALRGGFAGWVDDRRHGAFTRYPALALGKAGLRLPARTLLRVMLREDELDLPGAALGSSISLTGCQAPSPLTAAAGLPHARATATRAADSTETAGDLPAVSVSGERGQR
- a CDS encoding HdeD family acid-resistance protein, coding for MLRSESTSFLLRGAVAVALGIVAIAWPGVTVSALIVLFAIYVFCDAIGHFHRATASDRSGSAAGSIALGVLDIAAGVVALVWPAMTVFVLTIWLGVWAVVTGVVEVGAAFTMPARRGVRTGMVLVGLASIVFGIVVFTHPSIGVLSVTLLFGLFLLVYGVDLVTTGVRMRRRGATGGDALGGGWTDSTPYPGSARRADQAAPRYR